Below is a window of Shinella sp. PSBB067 DNA.
TTCCATCCGATGGCGATCTCGGCCTTCGGCCTCTTCATCGCCTGCATCGCCGGCCTTCTCTCGGTACTTTTCGCCGTGCCCTTCATGACGGGGCTGTGGATCTATCCCTCGGTGCTCGGCGTCGAGATACCGCTGTCCAGCGTCATGCTGTTCGATACCGGCGTCTATCTCGTGGTGGTGGGCTCGATCACCTCCATCGCGCTGGCGCTCGAGGCGGAGGACGACGTCTGATGGAAGTGCCCTTCATCCTCCTCGTCGGCCTGTTCTTCGCCGCCGCCGTCTACCTGATGCTGTCGAAGTTCCTGGTGCGCGTGCTGCTCGGTGTCGTGCTGCTCGGCAATGCGGTGAACCTCCTGCTCTTCACCAATGGCCGCATCCTGCGCGAGGTGCCGCCGATCATCCCGGCCGGGCACGACGTGCCGGCGACGCTCACCGCCAATCCGTTGCCGCAGGCGCTCATCCTGACGGCCATCGTCATTTCCTTCTCCTTCTTCGCCTTCCTGCTGGTGCTCGTCTACCGCGCCTACCAGGACCTCGGCACCGACAACGGCAACGAGATGCGCCTGGCGGAGCCGGAGGACGAACCCCTCCCGCCGACCGGCTACTGACAGGAACCGACCCGCCAATGGCCGTGAACCCCGCAGACCTTTCCGCAGCCCTCGTCACGACGCCGGTCGCCATCGCCGACTGGCTGGTCGTGCTGCCGCCCGCCTGGTGCATCCTTATCGGCGCGGTGCTGCTGATGCTGCGCAAGTCGCTGCATGTGCAGGGCTGGATCGCGGTGCCGGCGCTCGCCGTGCTCGTCGCGCTCGATGCGCTGCTGCTTGCCCATGTCGCGGCGAACGGGCCGGTCACCATGGTCATGGGCCGCTGGCTGCCGCCCTTCGGCATCGCCTTCACGGCGGACCTGACGGGCGTGCTCTTCGCGCTTTCCGGCGCGGTGGTGGCGCTGGCGGGCGGCGTCCATGCGCTCGCCGATATCGACGGCAGCGGCCGGCGCTACGGCTTCTACCCGTTCCTGCTGCTCCTGATGGCCGGCGTTTCCGGCGCCTTCCTGACGGGCGACATCTTCAACCTCTATGTCTGGTTCGAGGTGCTGCTGATCGCGTCCTTCGGCCTCATCACGCTCGGCTCCGAGCCGCGCCAGATCGACGGCGCGATCAAATATGCCTTCCTCAACCTCATCGCGACGACGCTCTTCCTCATCGCCACCGGCTATCTCTACGGCATCTTCGGCACGCTCAACATGGCCGACATCGCCGCCAAGGCGGCGGCCGGGCGGGAACACCTGCCGCTGATGACGCTCGCCACGCTCTACCTCCTCGCCTTCGCCATGAAGGCGGCGGCCTTCCCGGTGAATTTCTGGCTGCCGGCCTCCTACCACACACCGAAGGTCGTCGTTTCCGCGCTTTTCGCCGGCCTTCTCACCAAGGTCGGCATCTATGCGCTGCTGCGCACGCTGGTCATGCTCTTTCCCGTCGAGCGCGAGGCGCTGAGCTTCGTCATCGCGCTCATCGGCGTCGCCACCATGCTCGTCGGCGCGCTTGGCGCGCTCGGGCAGAGCGATATCCGCCGGCTGCTCGGCTATGTCGTCATTTCCGGCATCGGCGTCATGCTGGCGGGCCTGTCGCTCGGCAGCCCCGGCGGCATCGGCGGGGCGATCTTCTATGCGCTGCATTCCATGGTGGTCATGACCGCGCTCTACATGGCGGCGGGGCTGGCGGGACGGCTCGCCGGCTCGTTCGACCTCAACCGGCTCGGCGGGCTTTATACCCGTTCGGCGCTCTTTTCCGCCCTGTCGCTGGTGCTGTTCTTCGCCGTCTCCGGCCTGCCGCCGTTCTCCGGCTTCTGGCCCAAGGTCATGGTGGCCAAGGCCGCCATCGACATCGGAGCGTGGTGGCTGACGGCGGCGGTTTTCCTCACCGGCTTCCTGACCACCATCGCCCTCGGCCGCGTCTTCCTCCTCGCCTACTGGCGTCCCGCCGCTGACGCCCTGCCGGCCGAAGCGATCCCGGCAAGCGCGCTCCTGCCGCTGGCGGCGCTGACGGCGCTCACCGTTATCTTCGGCCTCTTCCCGGAGGCGCTGCTCTCGACCGTCCAGCACGCCGCCGAGGGGCTTTCCGATCCGCGGGCCTATCTCGGCTCGGTCTTTCCGGGGGTGAACTGACCATGCGGCCGACCGTCACCATCGCGCTCTTCGCCCTCGTCTGGCTCGCCGTTTCCGGCAGCTTCACCGTGCCGAACCTCCTGCTCGGCATTGCCGCCGGCGCGCTGTCGTTGTTGTTGATCCGCGGCCACATCCAGCCGGACGGCCGACGCCTGCGGCCGCTGAAGATCCTCTCGCTGCTGGCGCTCTTCATGAAGGAGCTGGCGCTCTCGGCCTTCAAGGTCGCGGTGCTGGTGGCGCGCCCGAAAATGGCGCTGAAGCCCGGCATCTTCGCCTTCCCGCTGACGGTCGACCGGGATTTCGAGATCACGCTGCTCGCCAACCTCATCACGCTGACGCCGGGCACGCTCTCCGTCGACGTTTCGGCGGACCGCACGGTGCTCTACGTGCACGCCATCGACTGCTCCGATCCGGCCGGCGCGCGGCGCGACATCGCGAACGGCTTCGAGAGGAAGATCCTGGAGGCTTTCCGCTGATGGACGCGCAAACGGTCATCTCCGCCGCCGCTGCGATCGCGCTTTTGCTGATGTGCGCGGCCTTCTTCCTGACGGCCTTCCGCGTCATCCGGGGGCCGACGCTGCCGGACCGCATCGTCGCGCTCGACATGCTGGTCGCCATCGCCATCGGCTTCATCGCCGTCGTGGCGATCCGCACCGGCTTCAACCTCTATATCGACATCGCCATCGCGCTCGGCCTCGTCGGCTTCCTGGCGACCGTCGCCTTCGCGCGCTTCGTCATGCGGCAGGGCATGGAGGCGGGCGAGGAGGGGACGCCGGACGGCGAAGCGCCGCCGAGAGGCGGGCGGCGCTCGGGCAAGACGAGGAAGCGGAGGATGCGCTGATGCTGGATCTCGTTCTCGCGCTGGTGACCGGTGCCATGCTGGTGGCCGGCGGCGTCTTCACCTTCCTCGCCGCGCTCGGCCTCGTGCGCCTGCCGGATGTCTACACCCGCATGCACGCCGCCTCCAAGGCGGGCACGGTGGGCTCTGGCCTGATGCTGCTTGCGGCGGGCATCCATGCGTTCGACATCGCGATCCTCACGCGGGCGCTCGCCGGCTTCGTCTTCTTCGTGCTGACGGCGCCGGTCGCCGCCCATCTCGTCGCCAAAGCCGCGCACGGTGCCGGCTATCGCCTGAGCCGGTCGACGGTCGTGGACGAGATGCGGCAGGCGGAAGAGCGCAACGCCAAGAATCGTTGAGATTCCGTTGAGATGCCGGCCCCTGAAATTTGAGTATCCACCGGATTTCGGTGGATGGTTTAGCTTGGCCGAAGCTATCCTTGCTGTTTCTCAAAATAATACTGGACAACGAAACGGAGAATGATATTTCAAGCGAAGTAAAGCATTCGGGTTGATTTTGCTCGCATACGGTTTTCCTGTTTAAGTTGAGTTCCCGCCATAGTCGCGCCCGCGCGGTATTTAATGATGGCGAGAGAATCGGCGGACGGGTCAGCGGCTGTAGCGAAAAATTATATTGGTGAGAATACGGGTGTTTCGAAAGGTATCGGGCACGCGAACCACGTTTCGCCACATAATCAGCCCGAAGAAACGCTTTATCCGGAATTCAGGAATGCGGTCGACGAGCGAGGCTGTCGACTACCACGATGCCCGACAGGAGAACGAAATGACAGAAACAACCCTTGGCTCCGCCTCCAATCTGCTCGTCGAACTGACTGCCGATATTGTTGCGGCCTATGTCGGCAACCATGTCGTGCCGGTCACGGAGCTGCCGGGCCTGATCGCGGACGTGCATGCCGCGCTCAACAACACGACGCAGCCCGCCGCCGCCGTCGAGGCGCCCGTCGTCGCAGAAAAGCCCAAGCCCCCGGTGCCGGTGAAGAAGTCCGTCCAGAACGACTACATCATCTGCCTGGAGGACGGCCAGAAGTTCAAGTCGCTGAAGCGCCACCTGATGACCCACTACGGCATGACCCCGGAAGAGTACCGCGAGAAGTGGGACCTGCCGGCCGACTACCCGATGGTCGCCCCCGCCTATGCCGAAGCCCGCTCGCGCCTCGCCAAGGAAATGGGCCTCGGCCAGCGCCGCAAGGGCAAGTAAGCACGGCCCATGCCGGGACATTGGAGGCCGGAACCGCAAGGTTCCGGCCTTTCTCGTATGAGGAATAAGGAATAAAAGCCTATAACGGGGATATCTTTCGGAAATTTATTAATAAATTCAATGCATGGTTGTGGCGTGATGCTTCATTCATCCCCGGTCCTCCTCTAGGGTGTATGAATAAATTCCTATCAACGGAGTGGCCAATCATGCACCAGTTCATCGTTCCGCGAGGGCGGTCGTCCCGAGTCTTCACCGCCGCCGGGCTTGCGCCGGAAACCAAGAGCGCGCGCCCGGGCGAGGAGGTGCCTGCCGCCGGTCGGGCGATGGTCGCGCCGGAGCCGCCCACGGTGCCGCCGCCCGTCGCCTGCCGCATCGTGCGCCACCTCGTCCTGGAAATGACGGCGATGGCGAGCGACCGCCCGCTCTGGCGGCGCGACAGCCGCCGCACCACCTGCCATGTGCGCCAGATCGCCATGTATGTCTGCCACGTCGTGCTGCGGCTTTCGCTTTCGGAGATCGGCGCGGCCTTCGGGCGCGACCGCACCACGGTCGGCCATGCCTGCAACGTGGTGGAGGATCGCCGGGACGATGCCTCCTTCGACGCCTTCGTCTCGGCCATCGAGCGCGTCGTCCTTTCGGTGTTCGGCCCCGCGGGGATCGGCAGCCATGAATGATGCGCGGGAAGGAAAGAACGCCGCCGACCTCGTGAAACTCCTGCGCTTCCTGCTCGTGGCCGGCGAGGCCCGCCTTTCGGGCGACGGCGGCCTTGCGGCGGCCGGTGGCCGCGTGCAGCCGGTCTCGCCGGCGGCCCTCGACGAAGCCCTCAGCCTCGGCCTCGTTCGCCGCGCCGGCGCGGTGCTGGCGGCGACGCCGGAGGCGCGCGCCCATCTCAAGCGCCGGCTGTGCGCCGGGGAAACGCCGTTCGCCGGCCAGCACCGCGATGTGGCCGAGGTGGTCGTGGTGCGGGACGGTGCGCGGGAGAGGGTGCTCGTCAACCGTCTGGAATCGCCGCTGGCCGCCCTTGCGCGTCTGAAGGAAAAGACCGGCGGCGCCTTCCTGCCCGAAAGCGCGCTTGCCGCCGGCGAGCGGCTGCACGCCGATTTCACCCGCGGCGGCCTGCAGCCGCGCATGACCATGTCCTGGGAGCCGCGCATCGCCAGCCGCCAGAAGGGCGAGGCGGGCGCATCGCGCGACCTCACCGACACCGCGCTCGCCGCCCGCCTGCGCCTTGCCCGCGCCATCGAGGCGATCGGGCCGGAGCTGTCGGGCGTCGCCCTCGACGTCTGCTGCTTCATGAAGGGGCTGGAAACCGTCGAGCGCGAACGCCAATGGCCGGCCCGCTCCGCCAAGCTGCTGCTCCGCGCCGCCCTGATGGCGCTCGCCCGCCACTACGCCCCGCCACCCGCCGCACCGAAGCGGCGCGCCCATGCCTGGGGCGCGGAGGGGTATCGGCCGGAGATGGGCGGCGAGGCTCGCTCCTGAAGCGCCCTTGCAGGCTGGGTAATCGCATATGGCGGGACGTAGCCGCTTTTGCCTTCTCTCCGCGGGAGGAAGGGGCAGATGGCACCCGCAGGCTTCCATAGGCGATCGCCCGGCCGGGAGGAGGGAGACTGGCTGGTGTTCGCGGCTTCGCCTGTAACGAAAGCGATGCCTACGCAGCGACCTTGACCGCCGCTTCCTCGCGGATGCGGCGTACCATCGAGCGCAGGCCGTTGGCGCGCTGGGAGGAGAGGTGCTCGACGAGGCCGATGGCGTTGAAGGTGTCGATGGCGTCGAGGGCGGCGATCTCGGAGGCGCGCTTGCCGGAATAGATGGCGAGCACGATGGCGACGAGGCCGCGCACGATATGGGCGTCCGAATCGCCCTCGAAGGTCATGACGGGGTCGGCGCCGCCTTCCGCATGGCTGACGAGCCAGACCTGGCTGGCGCAGCCCTGCACCTTGTTGGTGGCGGTGCGCCGGTCTTCCGGCAGGTCCGGCAGCGCCTTGCCGAGTTCGATGACATAGCGGTAGCGGTCCTCCCACTCGTCGAGGAAGGCGAAGTCGTCGATGATCTCTTGCAGCGTGGCCATGGCGTTCCGTCTCAAGCTTTGGCCCTGATATAGGCGAGGGCGGCGCGGATTTGAACCGGAAACCGCCGTCAGCAAAAAGAAACGCCGCAGGGAACGGGTCCATGCGGCGGTTGCTAGGCAACGAGTGAGGCAGGCAGAAACTTGGGAAGCAGGCCCGCAGCGGCTGCGGGATTGCAAGTGGAAGAAGGTGGCGTCAGCCCTTGTGGTCGGGCCGGCGGGTCGGGATGGCGACGGTGCCGGTGACGACCTCGTCGTCGGCATCGACCGCGGCGACGGCCGGAAGCGGCTGGCCCAGCGCTTCCTTCTTGCCATTTGCGTTCTGGGCGACCTCCTCTTCGGCGAACTGGGTGTCGAGGAACTGGTAGGCGATGCGTGCGCCTTCACGGGCCCGGTGGCCGAGGGCGACGAAGGTCTCCGCGCCCTTCTCGCAGACATCCGGCTTTTCGAGGCAGAGGGCGGTCACGTAGGTGAGCGCCTCGCTGGCGGCGCTGAACGTATCGCCGATCTCGACCGTCGGTCCCTTTTCCAGCTTGGCGGAGGATCCCGCGTCCAGGAAGGGGAGCAGGACGAGAACCAGTGAAAACCAGAACGTTCCCTTGATCAGAAACCACATCGCTTGCCATCCTCGTTGACGCCTCGGCTCTTTGCGGCCTTCGGCTCGTTTGGTCCTTGGCGAACCGTTGATGCGAGAATAGGGGCCGGAAGGAAATTCCCCTTTGCTGGAATCGCTCGGGTTTTGCCCAGTTTTGATTAAAATGCGATCTAATCCGTACTTTACCGGCATTTGAGGCAGAATTTAGCGATCCGCGTTAAGGATGATGGCGCACCGGCACCCCCCGATGCGCCGGAATGCCGGGAAGGGCGTGCGGCGCCGCTTGCCCCAGAAGTTAATATGAACAGAAAAATGCCGCAAAATGAGGCGCTTACGCCCCGTTAACCACGCCGGACGAATGGCCGTTGGATTGCTTCGAAATGGGACTTTCGGGCCTTTTTCGCCCCCTTCCGACCCCCCGCGTTTATTCTTTCCTTAAGTCGCCGATGCGATTTTGGGACCACGGAAAAGAACATGAACGGCAGGGTTTTGCGTTGCGCCAATTGACCATCATCGCGGACAGAATGGCAGCCCGTCTGGGCGCCGTTGCTGGCGTTGCTGGCGCGGGCGCCGCCGACGAGCGCCCGTCCGCCTCGCTGCGCGCGACGACGCTGGCGCTGCTCGCCGCCGTTCCCGGCCTGCCGCTTGCCTTCTCCGCCGTGATGCCCGCTTCGGCCGCGCTGCCGGCCGGCGTGGCGCTGGCCGGCGCCGGCGCGCTGCTCGCCGCCGCCGCGACCGCCGTGCGCCAGCCGCGGCCCGTTCCGAAGGCAAGCTTCGCCGAGGCGATGGCGGACACCGCGCCGAGCCCGGCCTCGCCCTACGACCTCTTCGCCGGCCTCGTCACGCTGCACGATGCGCGCGGCTTCGTCACCGCCGTGCACGGCCGCGACCGCGCCGACATGCTGGCCTGGATGCGCGATCCCATGGCGCGCGGCTACCTCGACCAGATCCACGTCTCCGACCGGCTCGGCTTCCTGGCCGCGATCGACCGGCTGCGCCAGGGCGGCCTGCGCGAGACCGTGGACATCCGCATCGATCGCCCGCGCCTCGAGACGGATGCCGAGCAGTTCATGCACATGCGCGTGGAGATGACGGCGCTCACCGGTCCCGACGGCGGGCTC
It encodes the following:
- a CDS encoding Na(+)/H(+) antiporter subunit B, producing MNTLIFRTVAPFLTALMVLFSIFVLLRGHNEPGGGFIGGLIAVSALAIFGIANGIAAVRSALWFHPMAISAFGLFIACIAGLLSVLFAVPFMTGLWIYPSVLGVEIPLSSVMLFDTGVYLVVVGSITSIALALEAEDDV
- a CDS encoding Na+/H+ antiporter subunit C, yielding MEVPFILLVGLFFAAAVYLMLSKFLVRVLLGVVLLGNAVNLLLFTNGRILREVPPIIPAGHDVPATLTANPLPQALILTAIVISFSFFAFLLVLVYRAYQDLGTDNGNEMRLAEPEDEPLPPTGY
- a CDS encoding Na+/H+ antiporter subunit D — encoded protein: MAVNPADLSAALVTTPVAIADWLVVLPPAWCILIGAVLLMLRKSLHVQGWIAVPALAVLVALDALLLAHVAANGPVTMVMGRWLPPFGIAFTADLTGVLFALSGAVVALAGGVHALADIDGSGRRYGFYPFLLLLMAGVSGAFLTGDIFNLYVWFEVLLIASFGLITLGSEPRQIDGAIKYAFLNLIATTLFLIATGYLYGIFGTLNMADIAAKAAAGREHLPLMTLATLYLLAFAMKAAAFPVNFWLPASYHTPKVVVSALFAGLLTKVGIYALLRTLVMLFPVEREALSFVIALIGVATMLVGALGALGQSDIRRLLGYVVISGIGVMLAGLSLGSPGGIGGAIFYALHSMVVMTALYMAAGLAGRLAGSFDLNRLGGLYTRSALFSALSLVLFFAVSGLPPFSGFWPKVMVAKAAIDIGAWWLTAAVFLTGFLTTIALGRVFLLAYWRPAADALPAEAIPASALLPLAALTALTVIFGLFPEALLSTVQHAAEGLSDPRAYLGSVFPGVN
- a CDS encoding Na+/H+ antiporter subunit E encodes the protein MRPTVTIALFALVWLAVSGSFTVPNLLLGIAAGALSLLLIRGHIQPDGRRLRPLKILSLLALFMKELALSAFKVAVLVARPKMALKPGIFAFPLTVDRDFEITLLANLITLTPGTLSVDVSADRTVLYVHAIDCSDPAGARRDIANGFERKILEAFR
- a CDS encoding cation:proton antiporter, yielding MDAQTVISAAAAIALLLMCAAFFLTAFRVIRGPTLPDRIVALDMLVAIAIGFIAVVAIRTGFNLYIDIAIALGLVGFLATVAFARFVMRQGMEAGEEGTPDGEAPPRGGRRSGKTRKRRMR
- the mnhG gene encoding monovalent cation/H(+) antiporter subunit G — protein: MLDLVLALVTGAMLVAGGVFTFLAALGLVRLPDVYTRMHAASKAGTVGSGLMLLAAGIHAFDIAILTRALAGFVFFVLTAPVAAHLVAKAAHGAGYRLSRSTVVDEMRQAEERNAKNR
- a CDS encoding MucR family transcriptional regulator codes for the protein MTETTLGSASNLLVELTADIVAAYVGNHVVPVTELPGLIADVHAALNNTTQPAAAVEAPVVAEKPKPPVPVKKSVQNDYIICLEDGQKFKSLKRHLMTHYGMTPEEYREKWDLPADYPMVAPAYAEARSRLAKEMGLGQRRKGK
- a CDS encoding helix-turn-helix domain-containing protein; translation: MHQFIVPRGRSSRVFTAAGLAPETKSARPGEEVPAAGRAMVAPEPPTVPPPVACRIVRHLVLEMTAMASDRPLWRRDSRRTTCHVRQIAMYVCHVVLRLSLSEIGAAFGRDRTTVGHACNVVEDRRDDASFDAFVSAIERVVLSVFGPAGIGSHE
- a CDS encoding DUF6456 domain-containing protein, whose product is MNDAREGKNAADLVKLLRFLLVAGEARLSGDGGLAAAGGRVQPVSPAALDEALSLGLVRRAGAVLAATPEARAHLKRRLCAGETPFAGQHRDVAEVVVVRDGARERVLVNRLESPLAALARLKEKTGGAFLPESALAAGERLHADFTRGGLQPRMTMSWEPRIASRQKGEAGASRDLTDTALAARLRLARAIEAIGPELSGVALDVCCFMKGLETVERERQWPARSAKLLLRAALMALARHYAPPPAAPKRRAHAWGAEGYRPEMGGEARS
- a CDS encoding SufE family protein; protein product: MATLQEIIDDFAFLDEWEDRYRYVIELGKALPDLPEDRRTATNKVQGCASQVWLVSHAEGGADPVMTFEGDSDAHIVRGLVAIVLAIYSGKRASEIAALDAIDTFNAIGLVEHLSSQRANGLRSMVRRIREEAAVKVAA
- a CDS encoding DUF5330 domain-containing protein; this translates as MWFLIKGTFWFSLVLVLLPFLDAGSSAKLEKGPTVEIGDTFSAASEALTYVTALCLEKPDVCEKGAETFVALGHRAREGARIAYQFLDTQFAEEEVAQNANGKKEALGQPLPAVAAVDADDEVVTGTVAIPTRRPDHKG